Within Bufo gargarizans isolate SCDJY-AF-19 unplaced genomic scaffold, ASM1485885v1 original_scaffold_1773_pilon, whole genome shotgun sequence, the genomic segment ttacatatctctaaaatattttttttaacacaataaaaggacacagcgctatgggacaggtatattgcggacatgctagcggcgatctagccgtgcatgtccgcagctctatagactaaaacgaggtgacagtaTCCCTTGAATGTGACTCCGAATACACAAGATGTAAATAAAAAGCTCAGTGGATACCCATGTGGAGGTAAATTGCACGCCATGCAAGTAGAACCTCATGTGTATAACACAACACAAGTTGCGGTATCCTCTGGGGATAATGCCATATAGTCACCACTTACATACCTTAATAAGAATTCATTAGACATTAGCATGTGCTTACTTCATGACACAGTATTGGGACCTGCATGAAACAAACCATGATGGCCACGGGAAGTGACGCAAGACACTTTAGAATATGAATTTAAATAAGTGACTGaaatacaaataaattaataataaaaataattcagAAAATTGTCAAAACTACAGAAGACCAAACTTTTTGAGATTCGCAATTATGACtaatttggcagatttttcaaaaaactgtctttgtttcccatagcaaccaatcacaatgcagctttcatttttcaggaacactatgaggaatgaaagctgtgctgtgattgggcaAGACATTTTCTTTTGAACAGTTTTCATAAATCGCCTCCTCTGTGTCCATAGAGACaagctatgacatcacaagtataACGTGTAATGTCACTGGTTCTGGTTCCAAATGCTCCGGTTTAGCAGAAAGCTGTTAGTTCTCTGCTTACTGAGCGCGTGCACACTGCTGACATTTACTGTCCGTGTGACTGAGATTGGATTTTTTTCTTAGGTAAGATAATTTCATATAACAATATAATTATAgtaatgtatacagtgtgtatatagcagTGGACTGTATAGACAGACGATGTGTTTGTGACCCAAGGACCTGCTGACATGCCGCTACTAAAGACCATCAGGAGCGCCGAACCCCCATGGAGGGTCTGGGATAGAAAAGCCCAGAAATCAGGCCTGAGAAGCACCGTGTACAGCGTCAATGGAGACGAGTACACCGGAGAATGGATGAATAATCTGAGGCATGGTAAGACTGGAAATACACATCACTGTATAGCGGACAGACGGATACAGGCGAATGTCATCTCTTAAAGGAGAACTCCCCATTGGGTTGTACTAGGAAAGGTACCTGGTGCTGACCAAGTATGAAGTGTTGGTCTatctgtctattttatttttaacttcctAAATACCTAACGGCTAAACTGGTGGGAGATGGAGACATAAGACGGAGCCTGGTGATAAACAACATGGGCGGTTTTATTGCCAGGTGCACAGACATGAAGATTTCTACCGGATCCAACTCTGAAGCAGACAACATACAACTGTCCATGCGAGATACATGTAGAGTCCAGATTTATGCCGCCACCTGCAATGATTGGCCTTGGGCCTTAATTATCGTCATTGCAAATGACAGCTTCACTGTAGACTGTAATGTCAAAAGGATCCCACTCAAGTCAGGAAGATCCACTGGCCGATGCCCCCCCTCTTCAAGAATTAGGACTGAAAACTTTAATGTGACCCCAAAAAAGTATAAGATGTAATGGGGATGATTTATCTAAACTGGTGCAAAAGAGAAATGaggcagttgcccatagcaaccaatcagattaggacttttatttttgaaaaggaaagtagaaatctgattggttgctataggcaacctcTGACCTGAGCCTTCTCATCTAGCATTATCTAGTAATGCgcaaaagatataaaaaataaaaactgtcaaattaGAAGCATTAGATAATGGAGATTGGTACGGTCTCCATtatctaaagcaggcatcctcaaactgcgtccctccagctgttgcaaaactacaactcccagcatgcccgaacagtctacaggtatcagcctacaccaaggcattgtgggagttgtagttttacaacagctggtgggccgcagtttgaggatgcctgatctaaagcTATGATTATTACTAAATTTTAGGTCATTCAACCCACGGTCAGTCCATATTAAACACATGTGAAACAGGTATAATAGAGCAATAGAAAAGGCCCCCACTAAAGTCAGGAAGATCCGCGGGCAGGAGCCTTCCCTCTTCAAGATTTATGGCTTGGAAACTTtacagggattctgtcaccaggattatccCTATAGATCCAATTACATGTTATTGGAGGTCTTCTACGGCATGTCAGAAATATGGAATTATGTAAATTATGACTGCTATAGCTTTGCAGAAAAaataggtccacatccattcccaaaaaatgcagatcagatgtggacagaaactacagccgtgtgcatgagccctaaccaggATATCAGTTACTCACCCTGTGTCTGGCTGTTCAGGGAACTCATGAGTCCCAAGACTGATGATGGCTACTGTGTCAGGGACTGCTTCCAGACTGCAGCTGTTTTggacaccaggctccctcagGTCGCAGCTGCTGCGGTGTGTTCCTCACTCCCACATTCCTCATGGGTTGTCCCACTGCCTACAGGCCACGCCCCTTACTCTCTACATCGCTGACTGCTCTCCCCCATCATGTCTCCCCAATGCTGTAGCATCATGCACTGAAAGGGACTGACTCAGGACCAATGGGGCGGCTTTGATTTGTTCTGCTGTTGGTCCCTTATTCAGATACTTACCTGTATCTGTTCCAGCACTTTCAGGTGCAGTTCACAGGAAGGTCctttaaaatcatacttaccaacTTTCCAAAAACAAATGGAAGATTCCTGAAACTTTAACCATATAGTAGAGCATCATCAGTTTTAGCCCTGGCATCCAAATTACATTGAGAGACAGGAGCAATGGACCAGAGCGCTCCATGGAAGAGGGTGCTGTTACGTTTTGGGGGCCTGATTTTGGTGACAAGTGATGTGCCCTAATAAAATGCCTAATAAATGGGGTCTGGGAAATTTTAAACAATGCGCTGTGTGTGCCATGCCCGTCTATCTCCCGAATCCCTAACTTCAGATGTTACAAAACATATTAGAACAGCCCTGGAATCATCCCCACTCCTCACACAGACTTTATACAGCAGCTGATAGAAGTTACAGATCTTGTGATTTTCAGGTTGGAGGTTGGTCTCCATGGTCGGTCACGCTGCTCTTCAATGTTTTGTAATGATGTTGCAGATAAGTCTAGGTTCACAGGTCAATCTGTGGTCACCGAGGTCTGTTGGAAGCCGTTGGCATCTGTCATGTACCAACGGCAAAATGTAAAACCTAGCCCTAACATCATATCATACAAGGGTGTAACTGGTGTCTCTGGGTCTGCTGGACATAAGAATTTTTTCTGCACTATGATTTCTTGGTATATATCCTCTGCTCTGATTGTATTCTTAGAACTGTGTGGTTAGGTTCACACTGAGGTTTTGGAGCAGGTTTTAAGGTACATTTTCCTGCTGGTTTTTCAGTCAAAGGCAGAAGTGGATTTGAAACTAGTTGTAAATGTAAAGGAAGGATTTAGACTTCTCCTTCCtgatggatccacttctggctttggatgaaaaacctgcaggaaaatttGCCTCAAAACCTCCATCCAAGAACTCAGTGTGAACATATCCTAACACACTGTATTTCAGGCAAAGGCTCTTATCTGTACAAGAAGGCCAACGCCATCTACCagggagactggaaaaatggAAAGAGAAACGGATACGGGACGTATGCCGTGAAAGCGCCCAGCACTGGAACATACATTCGAGTTTATGCTGGCAACTGGGTGAATGACAAAAAACATGTAAGTTGTTTTCTTTTTGTCCAGAAGAAATGAGAAGACAATAGAGTCTTGTAATTCATTGTCTCTGTAGCTGTAGCATGATGTCCTCCTGACAAGGCCCGACCAGAGTCCAGTCCAGTAGGACCTTAGGCTATAGTTCACATTAAGCTATAAAGTATTAAAGAGCCCAGGGTACAAGACTTGAATAGGACAAGGATGCTTCTAAATCTATATAATGTAAACCTTAGCTAAATGTGAATTGTGGTTTGTGTCTCTTTGCAGGGATATGGGACTTACTACTATTCAGATGTTGAATACTATGAAGGCGGCTGGGATTGCGGCAAAAAGAGCGGATGGGGCAAGATGATATACGCCAATGGTGACATCTATGAtggagaatggcacaatgacaagtACTGTGGACAagggatacttttttttttaggtactTCATGGTACTTTTAGGTTCCTTCCTTCTTGTCAAGAGAAAAATCCAGTAATGACCTGAGAACATATGATCAGGAGTTCAGAATATTGAATCATAGATCTATCACACAAGGAGAACATGGAAATAGACAGAACTATAGGGTACTTACCTGGTATAGTCAGTGAAAGTCTTCAAGGCTGAATTTAGTGATGATCAGTACAGTCCTGTTTCGCATCATCCATCTGATCCTAGGTGTATATGTAGATAAGATATGGTCCCGCATTGTCCCCGTAATATCTTTATGCTGTGGTCTCTATGTCTATGTGGATCCCTTTGTGCCTATTAACAGCAAACAAGAATCGTTATGAAGGATCCTGGAAAGATGGAAGAAAGCATGGAGCTGGGATATTCTACTACCTGGACAAGGGCAGAATCTATGATGGATATTGGGTGAAAGATATCCCCAAGTGTGGGACTATGGAGGACATTGACTGCACAGAAGCTCCTAACACCAAGAAGCTTCTTATTCCTGAGGTAACACATTTACCATACAGTAGATAGTGCCTTGAGAGTGTATTTATACCCCATGAACCTTTCCACATGTTTTGATGTTACACCcacaatgtattttattgggattttatgtgatagaccaacacaaagtagcaagtatgtgtgaagtgaacagAAAATGACACATGGTTTTGTGGTGTGGGGTgcttttgtattcagccccctaatACTTTTGTAGAACCACTTTTTGCTGCAATTAccgctgcaagtcttttgggggtaCATTTAGAGGCTGAAATGTGTTGCCCATTCCTCTTTGCAAAATATGTCAAGCTcaatcagattggatggagagcgtcgctgaacagcaaatttcaagtcttgccacagattctcaatgtaACCTAAGTTGGAAACCGAGTACAACTACAACTACTACTTGGGGGTCCCAGAGCAATATagactgctttaaaggggttttctgacactgatgacctatcctactccagagacccccacggatcagctgtttgagaaggcactggtgctcctgtgagtgacatgaccttctcacagcttaccttAGGTCAGTGAAGTCACGTTAATCGGTCACGTGACCTAGGTggagcttagtcccattcaagtgattgggaCTGAACTGCGATACCaatcacagccgctatacaatgtacagcactgtgcttggtaagctgtgagcagcaccggtgccttctcaaacagctgttggACCTGAGCattctgagcataggtcatcagttagaAAGTGGCTAAACACCCTACTatgtttgtattattttatttcttatttttattttttttaaggtgaAAGTGGCTGatccccaaaaaatctgtgaAGAAGCTAGAAGAGCGCTTCTCCAAAAGAGAAAATGAACAATACTTTGGCTCAAAACCATGGCATGCTGTTGGCTCACTGTTAACACCTTAAGTGAAGCCACAGACATGCTACTAACATCTTCTTAGCTGAACCCATGATCGTTCTGTAGAGTCAATATCAATGGCTCATCTGTATATAgtttatttaaaagaagaaaaaaattaaaaattttaaatatttgtaaaaaaaaaaaaaaaaaaggacatcacTTTGGCTTAAATCACTGGCATGCTATTGGGCTGCTGATTACACCTAAATTGAAGCCATAGACATGCTGCCATCTTATAATCATCTTACCTGAAGCCATGATTGTTCTGTAGAGTCAATATCAAAGGCTCATCTGTATatagtttatttaaaaaataaaaaaaattatggaaaaaacatCTCAAAAAAGGACACCACTTTGGCTTAAATCACTGGCTGCTATTGGGCCGCTGTTACAACCTAAAGTCAGGCCATAGACATGCTATTAAATTAACATCATCTTACCTGAAGCCATGATTGTTCTGTAGAGTCCATATCAACAGCTCAAATATCTcttttggaaataaaaaaaaaaaaagacaccactTTTAACACCTATAGTGAAGCCATCAACATTCTATTAGCTTAACATCATCTTACATGAAGCCATGATTGTCCTGTAGAGTCCATAGCAATGGCTCATCTGTTTATAGTTTATTTGAAAACaaggagaaaaaaatgaaaaaaaataatgaaatttttaaatatttgttaaaaaaataaactaaaaaaaaaggacatcacTTTTAAATCACTGGCATGCTATTGGGCTGCTGATTACACCTAAAGTGAAGCCATAGACATGCTGCCATAATATAATCATCTTACCTGAAGCCATGATTGTTCTGTAGAGTCAATATAAATAGCTCATCTGTAtatagttttttaaaaaaaataaaataaaaaaaaaggaaaaaacatctaaaaaaagGACACCACTTTGGCTTCCATCACTGGCTGCTATTGGACCACTTTTAACACCTATAGTGAAGCCATCAACATTCTATTAGTTTAACATCATCTTACATGAAGCCATGATTGTCCTGTAGAGTCCATAGCAATGGCTCATCTGTTTATAGTTTAttttaataaacaaaaaaagaaaaatggaaaatatttctttggaaaaaaaaaaagacgccaCTTTGGCTTAAAACACTGGCATACTATTAGACCGCTGTTAACACCTTTGGTGAAGCCATCGACATGCTATTGCCTATTAGTTTAACATCATCTTACCAGAAGCCATGATTGTTTTGTAGAGTCAATATCAACGCTTCATTTGAATATAGTTTATTTACGGTGAAAGAAAgtggaaaaaagtgaaaaatacttatttggaaaaaaacaaaaaaacactttggCTTAAAAAAACGGACATGCTATTGAACCACTGTTACCACCTGAAGTGAAACCATAGACATGCTGTTGGGTTAACCCCATCTTACCGAGGCCATTAGTGTTCTTTAGAGTCAATATAAACGGCTCATCTTTATAAAGTTTAATTGAAAATtggtaaattttttataaaagaaaaCATTGTGGCTCCAATCACAGACTTGCTATTGGACCACTGAAACCATCCTAAGTGAAGTACAGAGACAAGCTTATTATTAACCACATTTAAACTGAAGTCATGATTGCCCAGTGGATATCATCTCCGGCTCTTCTACATAAAGTTTATACACTCACTATAAGAAGAAATACCAGCACAACATCAATGACCCTAAGCCATGGACATGATACAAGCTCCTGTGATCACCGTGCTGAGTCTAGGAACATCTGATGCCACGAATCTGCTACTGCACTAACATCTACAGGTATCAGAAGTCATTTGCTTGAAATACTTTTAACAACAGAAATAAAGAAGTAAAAACTTCCATGTCCTTGTGTACGAAGTTTTCTATACTGACTGTTACTTATGGGCCATGACATACCAACTTGGTGTTCAACTTTTGGATTCGAAGCTGTGGGTCTGCTGAGTGACTTGTACTTTCTGGATGACAAGATCCCACACCGCATGGTGACTTCCCTCCTCCACACCTGCAGAGAGCGCTATTTTGGGGTCAGGAGGGACAGGTTGCCAGATTTCTCCTATCATCTATTCATACCCAGGGCTGTATCTATAACATGGGGACATCCTATACACCTAGAGGAAAGGAGGTTTCtacaacatagaagaggattctttactgtaacagcagtgagactatggagctctcggCCAGAGGAGGTTGTGATGGCGAAACTCACAAAAAGAGCTTCAAAGATGCAGcaccgtgtgctgttcgcatccatgGTTCAGTTCCGTGGCTCATTCAGATGTGTTGATgcctagtttttttttattgtttatttattttgattttgaggaaaggggggcgacttgaacttttatattttttttttaagtaaccctAGGTGACTATCACTGGCGATCATTAGATTGCCAATTGTGTTCTGTGATGGGTATATATCCATCACTGAACACACCATTAACTGTATTCCAATAcagtactgccacctgctggcctgtattAGAATATTCCAGTGATGGGTATCAGACTGCTGGAGGCTCCAAGCCATCACTGGTATACTACAGCTTCTCTGATCTCAGCTGCACCTGCattgctcagatgccatggtcacaatagactgcggcatctaaggggttaaaacagcagaaactcaTAGGGTAAGGTGCCCACTACACGTGCGAGCATCTTTAATGTGAAGTCTTCAgacgtacatgtacagcagaggtTGCGAAGGAGTTAAATGTCTCTAAACACACACACATGTAGTCTGGTAGAAATACATTAAATTAcaactaataggagtttacagtGCCATCGGGGTTAACTAGATCTACAACTAGTTTAGGctccatgcacacaaccatatttctgGACGTGCGGAAGGTGAAAATGCAAGTATCCATGTTTTACGGGCAGCAAAAAGgagacggttgtgtgcatgaggccttacgggcAGAGAGATCAAGTACAAACTGCACGGCCgtgtgcactattttttttttatgtcactatTTGAAGGATTCTTTTCACATACCCTTAAGGGCtgcttcacacgagcgagtccattgcgggaaacacgctccgtgtgtgagtgtgatcctccgctctggacttgcaggagcgcacagcattataatgatttataatgttatgtgtctctgcttgaccttatttctacagaatcctaCTGACAGCTTtaggtcactatgattctgtggaaaaaaggccatgcagagacacatagcattataaatcctgataatgccgtgcgcgcctgcaagtccagagcccacacggagcgtgattcccgcaatggactcgctcgtgtgaaactgcCCTTTAGAATTTTTCCTCCCTTagattgtccaggatttttataaTGATGAGCTGTCCCCAGTGTAGGCCAttgatatcagatcagcagggggccagcaccccacactgccccaattagCTGTTCAGGATTAGCACAGCCATGGGAAATAGGCGCCCAAaccacacagctctgtccatggtgtagtgaatggagctggtTAATGCAGTGCTCTTCTTATCTACTTCAATGGCAGCAGCGCAGTGACCAGTCTACTACACGATGGATAGAGCTGTGTATTTCTGGTGCTGGAGGCGCTGCCGAACAGCTGATCAGGGAGATTGCTGAGGacagtcatcaatagaaaaatccaggaaaacccctCGCTACATCCCCATATCTTTGTGCCACTGTGTAGGACGTCCAGGAAACAGATTACCAGTAATCTGTTTTCCATTAGTTCATGACGGCACCTGTGAGAGATCATCCTCCATCTGGACAAGAAACAAGGACTTCCAAGATGTATACCCAACAGATAAACTTTTGAGAAATCTGGGATAGGCTAGAGCTGGTGAACCTATGGTATGGGtgtcagaggcggcactcggagccctctctgtgggcacccgcacagtggaaaaagtctatggtgtaccaatatgctttagaccaaggatgctgaacctgcggccctccagctgttgcaaacctacaactcccatcatgctctgctttaggctgatagctgtaggctttccgggcatgctgggagttgtagttttgcaacagctggagggccgcaggttgagcatctctgatttagacttttcctgccattcatcagcgcagggcgcactatgaacagcacaggcagtgcactgaatgtaggcaggatattacagctcaatgataaagtacatggaagatatactggactggactgtagtattcaggttagatTGCCgtattggcactttgtgataaataaatgGGTTGCTGTTTAGGCAcccggtctgtaaaaggttcgccatcactgggctGGAGTGTACAGTGTTTAAATCACATGGAGAAGCTGTAACTCTGACAGAGTGGTTTAACATTGAAGAACCTTTAATAAACATTGTAACCCTCAAGTGTTGGGCCTAAGATTATTGTTAGGGTACTGGGCCTAAGATTATTGTTAATTaagctcttcctgcaaaaaaataaaaaaaatcatggatgAGAGAAATGTTTGGAGAAAGAGAAATATCTACTTCTGTGTTTGCAAATCTGAGAAAAGCCTGCTAGCCTAAAGGGTGGCAATAACCTGGGCAGAATGACCTCTAGGATCTTAAGAATCTCCTCTCAATATCCAAGCCATCAGATGCAGCTTTACTACCTTTGGACGGATAAGAGGACCCCCTATATAATAAATCTTTCATCTCTAGCAGAACCCAAGGGTCTGACAGGGACAGCATCCTCAACCAGAACCCTCTTAGCCAATATGGGGCAATGAGAATCCGCCCGCCTTTTCCTTTCTCAGTTTCTGGATAACTCTAGGCAGGAGGCATATTGGAGGGAAGACCCTCTCCCAAGATTGAGATCTAGTCCCATCTGGGTTTCATGGAGAAGAACTTTTTGCACTTTCTGTTCTCTGAGGTAGCAAATAGATCTAGTGGGGAGTCTCCCACAGACCCTTTATCCAATTGATCATGATTTAAGCACTAGTCCGCCTGCTGATTGTGCGACAGCTTAGGAAGTCTGCACAAATATTCTCTGACCCACTTTAGATGGACctctgacaggcagaggcagacccCCTCTACCACATTCAGGATTCCATGGGTAATTGTCATGAGAGCCAGAGATCTTGTCCGTCCGTCCGTCCCCTCCGTCTATTAACAAAAGCTACTACTGTTACATTGTAAAAAATCTTTACACGTCTTTCTGAAATCTGAGATAGACTGACTCAGTGCACACAATATTGCTCTTAGTTCCCTTGCACTACCAGGCTGCAGCAGAAGGGTAGAATGAGGAGACTTCCCAGACATCATCCGTGGGCAAGAGAGGAACTCCGGACTAAACAGCAGCTCCTAGTTAATACCGGTAACCTCCACATCAGCCAACCCAAGACAGGAGTTCCTACAGTCCCATTAAACTCTGTCCTATGGACAGGAAACTTGGGAGGAGGATCCTTTTCCACGATCTTGGAAGTTCCTGCTTCCTGTCCGGTTGGGGGATGGtttctcacaggtgctgtcatggggcatAATGGAAAAGTAGAATTTACTTACACAATTCCTCTTTCCTGTTGTCCACACAGCAGCACATAATTAGCCTCTCAATAATGGTTTTTGTTTCTATTTAGCTGGTGTGGTCTAAGGAAGAGTGGAGCTAAGGTCCTTTTATAGGACTGGTTTGTCTACGTAGCCCATCAAGTCACCCACCGAAAGCATGTGGCAACTTGTCCTACACAAAAAtatggaaaggctgggcataaaagcttcccgggttggcggttataaattgtgtggcataccgatttgtttctgccacaactaagtctaagagctccgcagtcaagaacagctcaaaaaatcccagggccgaaccgatctgagctgtctcaacccgaactccagactgggcggtgaaagggggaactacaggtgcggctgaagttggggactgccaatcagggtttaccagcacctcagggattctaggggctctacgggcccgtctttgcggtggctgcgacggggtaactactgcacgtgccaccgtaccagcttcaactgcccttctggtgctcgccacttcaccatgttgtacggcagtgctggtactaggtccaggaagggctgtgctgctggtgtatgcctcaccacgtaatccgacagcgccagccccactctactgctcttgaagcggatcctgcgcaacctgtggtctagcgacacggggccgggtacgcctggtgctatcagagacctcagcctcctcgtccgaactttgggtcagagagccactgctttctacaggttcatattctgacccgctagattcatcagatgagggttcccattcctcatccgactgggtcagaagcctgtaggcctcttcagaagaataccccctgtttgacatttgggcaactaaatttaggggtattccctgagactacccaagaaaaaaagcaagcctgattttttttatcgctattatagatctgaccgtgatcagttt encodes:
- the LOC122923611 gene encoding MORN repeat-containing protein 3-like, whose translation is MPLLKTIRSAEPPWRVWDRKAQKSGLRSTVYSVNGDEYTGEWMNNLRHGKGSYLYKKANAIYQGDWKNGKRNGYGTYAVKAPSTGTYIRVYAGNWVNDKKHGYGTYYYSDVEYYEGGWDCGKKSGWGKMIYANGDIYDGEWHNDKYCGQGILFFLANKNRYEGSWKDGRKHGAGIFYYLDKGRIYDGYWVKDIPKCGTMEDIDCTEAPNTKKLLIPEVKVADPQKICEEARRALLQKRK